The Streptomyces sp. NBC_00440 genome contains a region encoding:
- a CDS encoding glycine C-acetyltransferase: MYESVRDGLRATLDEITEAGLFKPERVISTPQSAAVGVASGEVLNFCANNYLGLADHPDVVAAAKDALDRWGYGMASVRFICGTQDVHKELEQRLSAFLGQEDTILYSSCFDANGGVFETLLGPEDAVISDALNHASIIDGIRLSKARRFRYVNRDLADLEQQLKAAADGGARRRLIVTDGVFSMDGYVAPLAEICDLADRYDAMVMVDDSHAVGFVGAGGRGTPELHGVMDRVDIITGTLGKALGGASGGYVAARAEIVALLRQRSRPYLFSNSLAPVIAAASLKVLDLIESAGELRERLDANTRLFRTKMTDAGFEILPGDHAIAPVMIGDAAEAGRMAELLLERGVYVIGFSYPVVPMGKARIRVQLSAAHSTADVERAVAAFIDARATMAG, from the coding sequence ATGTACGAGTCCGTCCGCGACGGTCTGCGCGCCACCCTCGACGAGATCACCGAAGCCGGTCTCTTCAAGCCCGAGCGTGTCATCTCCACCCCGCAGAGCGCCGCCGTCGGCGTCGCGTCCGGCGAGGTGCTGAACTTCTGCGCCAACAACTACCTCGGTCTCGCCGACCACCCCGACGTGGTCGCCGCCGCCAAGGACGCGCTGGACCGCTGGGGCTACGGCATGGCGTCCGTACGCTTCATCTGCGGCACCCAGGACGTCCACAAGGAGCTGGAGCAGCGACTGTCGGCCTTCCTGGGCCAGGAGGACACGATCCTCTACTCCTCCTGCTTCGACGCCAACGGCGGAGTCTTCGAGACGCTGCTCGGCCCCGAGGACGCGGTGATCTCCGACGCCCTCAACCACGCGTCCATCATCGACGGCATCCGCCTCTCCAAGGCCCGCCGCTTCCGCTACGTCAACCGCGACCTCGCCGACCTGGAGCAGCAGCTCAAGGCAGCGGCCGACGGCGGGGCCCGCCGCCGGCTCATCGTGACCGACGGTGTGTTCTCGATGGACGGGTACGTCGCCCCGCTCGCCGAGATCTGCGATCTGGCCGACCGCTACGACGCGATGGTCATGGTGGACGACTCGCACGCCGTCGGCTTCGTCGGCGCGGGCGGCCGCGGCACCCCGGAGCTGCACGGGGTGATGGACCGGGTCGACATCATCACCGGCACCCTCGGCAAGGCGCTCGGCGGAGCCTCCGGCGGCTATGTCGCGGCCCGCGCCGAGATCGTCGCCCTGCTGCGCCAGCGTTCGCGCCCGTACCTCTTCTCGAACTCGCTGGCCCCGGTGATCGCCGCCGCGTCGCTGAAGGTCCTGGACCTGATCGAGTCGGCGGGTGAGCTGCGTGAGCGCCTCGACGCCAACACCCGGCTGTTCCGTACGAAGATGACCGACGCGGGCTTCGAGATCCTGCCCGGCGACCACGCCATCGCCCCCGTGATGATCGGCGACGCGGCCGAGGCGGGCCGGATGGCCGAGCTGCTCCTCGAACGCGGGGTCTACGTGATCGGCTTCTCGTACCCGGTGGTCCCGATGGGCAAGGCCCGCATCCGGGTCCAGCTCTCGGCCGCGCACTCCACCGCCGACGTGGAACGTGCCGTGGCGGCGTTCATCGACGCACGGGCGACAATGGCAGGGTGA
- a CDS encoding LysR family transcriptional regulator — MIDPRRLRILRAVADHRTVTAAAAALYLTPSAVSQQLAALEQETGHALLTRSGRGVRLTAAGEILLTHAHAVLAQLERAEAELASYAGGVSGEVTVAAFATGIAEVLAPAIRTLAERSPGIRVRARDSEGDESLTLVLDGEADLALAVEYRGAPREDDRRLARVPLYAEPFDAVLPAGDPLGQGPHVTLAELADSEWIGPYPGNPCHDVVLLACERAGFQPRLVHSSDDFRAVVALAGAGAGVALVPRSALRGMELKDTVVRPVEGPAATRRVFAAVRRGAEEHPLFRPLLDALVAASAGLPTG, encoded by the coding sequence GTGATCGACCCCCGCCGCCTGCGTATTCTGCGGGCCGTGGCGGACCACCGTACGGTGACCGCCGCGGCCGCAGCGCTCTATCTGACCCCCTCGGCCGTCTCCCAGCAGCTCGCCGCGCTGGAGCAGGAGACCGGGCACGCGCTGCTGACCCGCAGCGGCCGGGGGGTACGGCTGACGGCCGCCGGTGAGATCCTGCTCACCCACGCCCACGCCGTACTCGCCCAGCTGGAGCGGGCCGAAGCCGAGCTGGCCTCGTACGCGGGCGGAGTCTCCGGCGAGGTCACGGTCGCCGCCTTCGCGACCGGGATCGCCGAGGTGCTGGCCCCGGCCATCCGCACCCTCGCCGAGCGCAGCCCCGGCATCCGGGTCAGGGCCAGGGACTCCGAGGGGGACGAGAGCCTCACCCTCGTCCTGGACGGCGAGGCCGATCTGGCGCTGGCCGTCGAGTACCGCGGCGCGCCCCGCGAGGACGACCGCAGGCTCGCCCGGGTGCCGCTGTACGCCGAGCCCTTCGACGCCGTACTGCCCGCGGGCGACCCCCTCGGCCAGGGCCCGCACGTCACCCTCGCGGAGCTGGCCGACAGCGAGTGGATCGGCCCCTATCCGGGCAACCCCTGCCACGACGTGGTGCTCCTCGCCTGCGAGCGCGCCGGGTTCCAGCCCCGCCTGGTGCACTCGTCGGACGACTTCAGGGCGGTCGTCGCGCTGGCCGGCGCGGGCGCCGGGGTCGCGCTGGTGCCCCGCTCGGCGCTGCGCGGAATGGAGCTGAAGGACACGGTGGTCCGCCCGGTGGAGGGCCCGGCCGCCACCCGCCGGGTGTTCGCCGCCGTACGGCGCGGCGCCGAGGAGCATCCGCTGTTCCGGCCGCTCCTCGACGCCCTCGTCGCGGCCTCGGCCGGACTGCCCACGGGCTGA